One part of the Nostoc sp. PCC 7120 = FACHB-418 genome encodes these proteins:
- a CDS encoding ABC-F family ATP-binding cassette domain-containing protein → MSVITLQSVKKDFGIKEILKDASFSLDATDKVGLIGTNGSGKSTLLKMIAGIESIDSGQILCTSGSKIIYLPQQPDLDENRTVLEQIFADSGEQMTLVREYEELSDKLAHYPEDSQIMSRLSVVMQRMDATNAWELETNAKIILSRLGITDFDAPIGSLSGGYRKRIALATALLAEPDVLLMDEPTNHLDALSVEWLQSYLNRFRGALFLITHDRYFLDKVTNRIIEIDRGDVYNYAGNYSYYLEKKALAEESAISTQRKHQGVLRRELEWLKRGPKARSTKQKARIQRVQAMRETEFKQTQGKVDISTVSRRIGKKVIDLYNISKAYDDRILIKDFTYEFSPEDRIGIIGGNGAGKSTLMNIITGRVEPDAGKVEIGSTIHIGYFDQHSEELLTALDENQRVIDYIKEEGEFVQIADGTKITASQMLERFLFPGNQQYAPIHKLSGGEKRRLFLLRILISAPNVLILDEPTNDLDVQTLAVLEDYLEDFSGSVIVVSHDRYFLDRTVDTIFALEAGGSLRQYPGNYSVYLDYKKAEEAQQATVNTKEKTKNSPETKVTSQTKDVETKKRRRLSNWEKREFAELEGKIAQLEDEKTQAEQELTHVPPGNYTQVQKLYEQIEALKQAIDVATERWLELAEIESSESG, encoded by the coding sequence ATGAGCGTCATCACATTACAATCAGTTAAAAAAGACTTTGGAATCAAAGAAATTTTAAAAGATGCGAGCTTTAGTTTAGATGCTACAGATAAAGTTGGCTTAATAGGTACAAACGGTTCCGGCAAATCCACTTTATTAAAAATGATCGCCGGCATAGAATCTATTGATAGTGGACAAATTCTCTGTACTTCTGGTTCTAAAATCATCTACTTACCCCAACAGCCAGACTTAGATGAAAATCGTACTGTTTTAGAACAGATTTTCGCCGACAGTGGCGAACAAATGACATTAGTACGTGAGTATGAAGAACTTTCTGATAAACTAGCTCACTACCCAGAAGATAGCCAAATCATGTCCCGCCTTTCTGTTGTCATGCAGCGCATGGACGCAACTAACGCTTGGGAGTTAGAAACTAATGCCAAAATTATCCTCAGCAGGCTAGGAATCACTGATTTTGATGCGCCCATTGGGAGTTTATCTGGCGGCTATCGTAAACGTATAGCTTTAGCTACTGCCTTACTTGCAGAACCAGATGTTTTACTGATGGATGAGCCAACAAACCATCTGGATGCTCTATCTGTAGAATGGCTACAAAGCTATCTTAACCGCTTTCGTGGTGCATTATTTCTGATTACACATGATCGCTATTTTTTAGATAAAGTCACCAACCGCATCATCGAAATCGACCGAGGCGATGTCTATAACTATGCAGGTAATTACTCATACTACCTGGAAAAAAAAGCTCTGGCGGAAGAATCAGCCATTAGTACCCAACGCAAACATCAGGGAGTATTGCGACGAGAACTAGAATGGCTCAAGCGTGGCCCCAAAGCTAGAAGTACTAAGCAAAAAGCCCGCATTCAACGCGTCCAAGCCATGCGCGAAACTGAGTTTAAACAAACTCAAGGTAAAGTGGATATCTCCACGGTTAGCCGCCGCATTGGCAAAAAAGTGATTGATTTGTATAACATTTCTAAAGCCTATGATGACCGCATCTTAATCAAAGATTTTACCTACGAATTTAGCCCGGAAGACCGCATCGGCATTATTGGTGGTAACGGTGCTGGCAAGTCTACCTTAATGAATATCATCACCGGGCGTGTAGAACCCGATGCCGGTAAAGTAGAAATTGGTTCTACCATCCACATTGGTTATTTTGACCAACATTCTGAAGAATTACTCACAGCTTTAGATGAAAATCAGCGCGTGATTGACTACATTAAAGAAGAGGGAGAATTTGTTCAGATAGCCGATGGCACAAAAATTACTGCTTCCCAAATGTTAGAACGGTTTCTTTTTCCAGGGAATCAGCAGTATGCACCAATTCATAAACTATCCGGTGGTGAAAAACGCCGATTATTCCTGCTGCGTATCCTCATCAGCGCCCCCAATGTCTTAATTTTAGATGAACCGACAAACGATTTAGATGTGCAAACACTAGCAGTCTTAGAAGACTACTTAGAAGATTTTAGCGGTAGCGTCATCGTCGTTTCCCACGATCGCTACTTTTTAGACCGCACTGTTGATACAATATTTGCCTTGGAAGCAGGTGGGAGCCTGCGGCAATATCCAGGTAATTACTCAGTTTATCTAGACTACAAAAAAGCCGAGGAAGCACAACAAGCAACAGTCAACACTAAAGAAAAGACAAAAAATTCCCCAGAAACAAAAGTTACATCGCAAACTAAAGATGTAGAAACTAAAAAACGCCGTAGACTGTCCAATTGGGAAAAGCGGGAATTTGCCGAGCTAGAAGGCAAAATTGCTCAATTAGAGGATGAAAAAACCCAAGCCGAGCAGGAACTGACTCATGTCCCTCCTGGCAATTATACTCAAGTACAAAAACTCTACGAACAAATAGAAGCGCTGAAGCAAGCAATTGATGTAGCGACTGAGCGCTGGTTAGAATTAGCTGAGATAGAGTCTTCCGAGAGTGGGTGA
- a CDS encoding pentapeptide repeat-containing protein → MIMINPHTQDIRSQSIHFLEQSPSERLQILQELGLGRFKFLSKIRLNDSNVDCVIRFFQNPGQMKFPNLSGADLSELNLDEVSLIRGNLSEANLQGSSLLNADLIFVNFTKADLRKADLRGATLNGTVWLDTLVDECQLGIGNGLTKQQRKDLQLRGAKFNYLADDN, encoded by the coding sequence ATGATCATGATCAATCCTCATACTCAAGACATCCGCTCTCAATCCATTCATTTTTTAGAACAGAGTCCATCAGAACGCCTACAAATTCTGCAAGAATTAGGCTTAGGTCGTTTTAAGTTCTTATCTAAAATTCGACTGAATGACAGCAACGTTGATTGTGTGATTCGATTCTTTCAAAATCCTGGGCAAATGAAATTTCCCAATCTCTCTGGCGCAGATTTGTCTGAATTGAATTTGGATGAAGTAAGTTTAATTCGAGGTAATTTATCAGAAGCAAATTTACAAGGAAGTAGCCTATTAAATGCTGATCTAATTTTTGTGAATTTCACAAAAGCTGACTTGAGAAAAGCTGATTTAAGAGGTGCAACTCTCAATGGAACTGTTTGGCTAGATACTCTTGTAGATGAATGCCAATTAGGCATTGGTAACGGCTTAACCAAGCAACAACGTAAAGATTTACAACTGCGGGGAGCTAAGTTCAACTATTTGGCAGATGATAATTAA
- the purT gene encoding formate-dependent phosphoribosylglycinamide formyltransferase, whose translation MSKAIKLPQKLMLLGSGELGKEFVIAAQRLGNYVIAVDRYANAPAMQVSDCCEVISMLSADDLEAVVTKYEPDFIIPEIEAIRTEKLQEFEDRGITVIPTAAATNYTMNRDRIRELAHEELGIRTAKYGYAVTLEELIAVSDNIGFPNVVKPVMSSSGKGQSVVATKEEVEKAWDYAIANSRGDSQKVIVEEFINFEIEITLLTIKQWNAPTIFCSPIGHRQERGDYQESWQPAGISEDKILEAQAIAKTVTDALGGAGIFGVEFFITKDEVIFSELSPRPHDTGMVTLISQNLNEFELHLRAILGLPIPKIEQLGFCASAVILASEKLDAPLFTGVAEALAEPDVDIRLFGKPTAHPYRRMGVALAKAENVETAREKATDAASKIHISSQ comes from the coding sequence ATGAGTAAGGCAATTAAGCTACCCCAAAAACTAATGTTGTTGGGGTCAGGTGAGTTGGGCAAAGAATTTGTCATTGCGGCTCAACGTCTTGGTAATTATGTGATAGCCGTTGACCGCTATGCCAATGCACCCGCGATGCAGGTTTCCGATTGTTGTGAAGTCATATCAATGCTTAGTGCTGATGATTTAGAAGCTGTAGTCACTAAGTATGAACCTGATTTTATCATACCAGAGATTGAAGCAATTAGAACAGAGAAACTACAGGAATTTGAAGACAGAGGTATCACTGTAATCCCCACTGCGGCAGCTACCAATTATACAATGAACCGCGATCGCATCCGGGAATTAGCCCATGAAGAATTAGGTATTAGAACAGCGAAATACGGCTATGCTGTCACCTTAGAAGAATTGATTGCTGTTTCTGATAATATAGGGTTTCCTAATGTAGTCAAACCTGTGATGTCGTCCTCAGGTAAAGGACAATCGGTAGTTGCCACAAAAGAGGAAGTAGAGAAAGCTTGGGATTATGCGATCGCTAATTCTCGTGGTGATAGTCAAAAAGTCATCGTCGAAGAATTTATCAACTTTGAAATTGAAATCACCCTCCTCACCATTAAACAGTGGAATGCACCCACAATTTTCTGTTCACCCATCGGACACCGCCAAGAACGAGGCGATTATCAAGAATCTTGGCAACCGGCTGGTATTAGCGAAGATAAGATATTAGAAGCGCAAGCCATAGCCAAAACCGTCACCGATGCTTTAGGCGGTGCTGGCATATTTGGGGTAGAGTTTTTTATAACTAAAGACGAAGTAATTTTTTCTGAACTATCACCCCGTCCCCACGATACAGGCATGGTGACATTAATTTCACAAAACTTGAACGAATTTGAGTTACATCTTAGGGCAATTCTCGGCTTACCAATTCCTAAAATAGAACAGTTAGGTTTCTGCGCCAGTGCAGTAATTTTAGCCTCAGAAAAATTGGATGCACCCCTGTTTACAGGTGTCGCCGAAGCCTTAGCCGAACCAGATGTAGACATCAGACTATTTGGTAAACCTACAGCACATCCTTATCGTCGTATGGGTGTAGCTTTAGCCAAAGCCGAGAATGTGGAAACAGCTAGGGAGAAAGCGACAGATGCCGCGAGTAAAATTCACATAAGTAGTCAATAA
- a CDS encoding PIN domain-containing protein codes for MITLYIETNFFIGFAKSQDEDSEKLVTNISPDRNTLTKIVTPSMCCMESLSVLNHEISKSNRFQDNLDLERKKLKGDKNSQYSREIQRCLQEVKIKNEARLNEINNRLVQVLEWATMNVELIQLKPDILSTSLQEQLIADQTDNLILHCILDHARIHQNTSPDDKKILLTANSRDFGTPEIKEILQGSGIKYLTSTEKFLGWLQSNNIEAYNSLHLDVL; via the coding sequence GTGATAACGCTTTATATCGAAACTAATTTCTTTATTGGGTTTGCTAAAAGCCAGGATGAGGATTCTGAAAAATTAGTCACTAACATATCGCCAGATAGAAATACACTGACTAAAATTGTGACTCCTTCAATGTGTTGTATGGAATCTCTTTCTGTACTAAACCATGAAATTAGCAAAAGCAATCGTTTCCAAGATAATTTAGATCTTGAACGAAAGAAACTAAAAGGAGATAAAAACTCTCAATATTCCAGAGAAATCCAAAGATGCCTTCAAGAAGTAAAAATTAAAAATGAAGCGAGGTTGAATGAAATAAACAATCGCCTTGTTCAAGTTCTTGAATGGGCTACTATGAATGTAGAATTAATACAATTAAAACCAGATATACTGAGTACAAGTCTTCAAGAACAACTGATCGCCGATCAAACAGATAATCTTATTTTACATTGTATTCTTGATCACGCCCGAATTCATCAGAACACATCTCCAGATGATAAGAAAATTTTATTAACTGCAAACTCTAGAGACTTTGGTACACCAGAAATCAAGGAAATATTGCAGGGATCTGGTATCAAGTATCTTACTAGCACGGAAAAGTTTCTAGGTTGGCTGCAATCAAACAACATAGAAGCTTACAATTCTCTACATTTAGACGTTTTGTGA